Proteins from one Lachnospiraceae bacterium KGMB03038 genomic window:
- a CDS encoding C_GCAxxG_C_C family protein — MEAKKEQAVENFRKNYNCCQAVACAYCEALGVSERDMFRMTEGFGSGMGGLKDTCGAVMGMFLTISLANSAGDLEDPYATKMDTYAKFLKAAEAFRERLGSLYCRDLKTEEGPQPLDCCVRCVETAAELTDELLGPGDF, encoded by the coding sequence ATGGAAGCAAAAAAAGAACAGGCGGTAGAGAATTTTCGGAAAAATTATAACTGCTGTCAGGCGGTAGCCTGCGCATACTGCGAGGCTCTGGGAGTCAGTGAGCGCGATATGTTCCGCATGACGGAAGGCTTTGGATCGGGAATGGGAGGACTGAAAGATACCTGCGGCGCGGTGATGGGAATGTTTCTGACGATCAGCCTGGCCAATAGCGCGGGAGATCTGGAAGACCCTTACGCGACAAAGATGGATACCTATGCCAAATTCCTGAAAGCGGCGGAAGCGTTCCGGGAGCGGCTCGGCTCCCTGTACTGCAGAGACCTGAAAACAGAAGAAGGACCTCAGCCGCTGGACTGCTGCGTACGGTGCGTAGAGACTGCGGCAGAGCTGACAGATGAACTATTAGGGCCGGGGGATTTTTAA
- a CDS encoding RNA polymerase subunit sigma has protein sequence MNQEHEIVRRIAEAKTNTEAADRLVRDYLPFIKAETAKFLHRPPVEGQDDELSIAMFAFYEAVLNYEKAKGAFFPFAARGIHNRLIDHYRKESRHGNVISLHMPDSQDEDRTILETLGGGTSNIEERQIRLAAKEEIEEYARQLRALGLSLSDVADNCPKQERTLEACHNALSCAKSNQELLERFLTIGKLPLTELSKLSGTAKKTLERHRKYMAALLLAYTNGYEIIRGHLCQISSGKGGGRR, from the coding sequence ATGAATCAGGAACATGAGATCGTGAGGCGGATCGCTGAGGCAAAAACGAATACAGAGGCGGCGGACCGGCTGGTCCGGGATTATCTTCCATTTATCAAGGCGGAGACGGCGAAGTTTCTCCATCGCCCGCCGGTGGAGGGACAGGATGACGAACTTAGTATCGCTATGTTCGCCTTCTATGAAGCAGTATTGAATTATGAGAAAGCAAAAGGCGCGTTTTTTCCATTTGCCGCCAGAGGAATCCACAACCGGCTGATCGATCATTACCGGAAGGAAAGCAGGCATGGGAATGTGATCTCTCTGCACATGCCGGATTCTCAGGATGAGGACAGGACGATACTGGAGACACTGGGCGGCGGAACGAGCAATATCGAAGAACGGCAGATCCGGCTGGCGGCGAAAGAAGAAATCGAAGAGTACGCAAGACAGCTTCGCGCATTGGGCCTTTCTCTTTCCGATGTGGCGGATAACTGTCCAAAGCAGGAACGGACACTGGAAGCCTGCCACAACGCTCTTTCCTGCGCGAAAAGCAATCAAGAACTGTTGGAGAGATTCCTGACGATAGGGAAACTCCCTCTCACAGAGTTGTCGAAATTGTCTGGGACAGCGAAGAAGACATTGGAGCGGCACAGAAAATATATGGCGGCGCTGCTGCTGGCGTATACCAATGGATATGAGATCATCCGGGGACATTTGTGTCAGATTTCTTCAGGGAAAGGAGGCGGGAGAAGATGA
- a CDS encoding class I SAM-dependent methyltransferase encodes MQPYTSFAQVYDTFMDNVPYEDWSARIQSILKQYDITSGLALDLGCGTGKMTELLATAGYDMIGVDNSEDMLELAMEKRLKSGHDILYLLQNMQEFELYGTVGAIVSVCDSVNYMVEEEELLEVFRLANNYLDPEGIFLFDFNTEYKYREILGDNTFAEERETCSFIWENYYAPEEKINEYELTLFVQEQDDPMLYRRYQETHFQRAYTLERIKQMIQRSGMKYVQAFDGYTDRAPTYTSERILVVAQECGK; translated from the coding sequence ATGCAGCCATATACCAGTTTTGCCCAAGTTTACGACACTTTTATGGATAATGTCCCATATGAGGACTGGTCCGCGCGAATCCAGTCTATTCTCAAACAGTATGATATTACCAGCGGCCTTGCTCTGGATCTGGGCTGCGGTACCGGGAAAATGACAGAGCTTCTGGCAACTGCTGGATACGATATGATCGGTGTGGACAATTCGGAAGATATGCTGGAGCTTGCCATGGAGAAGCGCCTAAAGAGCGGCCATGATATTCTCTATCTGCTGCAGAATATGCAGGAGTTTGAGCTTTACGGCACTGTGGGGGCTATTGTGAGCGTGTGTGATTCCGTAAATTATATGGTCGAGGAAGAGGAGCTTTTGGAAGTCTTCCGGCTGGCCAATAATTATCTGGACCCGGAAGGTATTTTTCTCTTTGATTTCAATACAGAATACAAGTATCGTGAGATTTTGGGGGACAATACCTTTGCGGAAGAGCGGGAGACCTGCAGTTTTATCTGGGAGAATTATTATGCTCCGGAAGAAAAGATCAACGAGTATGAACTGACTCTGTTCGTCCAGGAGCAGGATGATCCTATGCTTTACCGCAGATACCAGGAGACACATTTTCAGCGGGCCTATACATTGGAGAGGATCAAACAGATGATCCAGCGCTCCGGCATGAAATATGTACAGGCGTTTGACGGTTATACCGACCGGGCGCCAACTTATACCAGTGAGAGGATTCTGGTGGTGGCCCAGGAATGTGGAAAATAG
- a CDS encoding Hsp33 family molecular chaperone HslO has protein sequence MEDYIVRATAAQGQVRAFAALTTKTVEEARVHHGTSPVATAALGRLLTAGAMMGSMMKNETDLLTLQIRGDGPINGITVTADSKANVKGYVGNPDVMLPPKNGKLDVGGAVGIGLLQVIKDMGLKEPYSGQTILVTSEIAEDLTYYFANSEQVPSSVGLGVLMEKDNTVRCAGGFIIQMMPFATEETIRQIEENLKNVTSVTAFLKEGGTPEELLETLLGNVGLEITDRLPARFYCSCSKERVERAVASIGKKEIQEMIEEGKDIEVKCHFCNTAYQYTVEDLKRIIKQSR, from the coding sequence ATGGAAGATTATATAGTAAGAGCTACGGCGGCACAGGGTCAGGTGAGGGCCTTTGCCGCTTTGACAACCAAGACGGTGGAAGAGGCAAGAGTCCATCATGGAACAAGCCCAGTAGCCACAGCTGCGCTGGGGCGCCTTTTGACGGCCGGAGCCATGATGGGCAGTATGATGAAGAACGAGACAGATTTGTTGACCCTGCAGATCCGTGGAGACGGCCCGATCAACGGGATCACGGTAACGGCGGACAGCAAAGCTAATGTCAAAGGTTATGTGGGGAATCCAGATGTGATGCTGCCGCCTAAGAATGGAAAGCTGGATGTGGGCGGAGCCGTTGGGATCGGCCTTTTGCAGGTGATCAAGGATATGGGACTGAAAGAGCCATACAGTGGGCAGACGATTCTGGTGACCAGCGAGATCGCGGAAGATCTGACTTATTATTTCGCTAATTCTGAGCAGGTTCCTTCCTCTGTAGGACTTGGAGTCCTGATGGAGAAGGACAATACCGTGCGCTGCGCGGGTGGATTTATCATCCAGATGATGCCTTTTGCGACGGAAGAGACCATCCGGCAGATTGAAGAGAATCTCAAGAATGTGACTTCTGTGACCGCCTTCTTAAAGGAAGGAGGAACGCCGGAAGAATTGTTAGAGACTTTGCTTGGGAATGTGGGATTGGAGATCACGGACCGGCTTCCTGCAAGATTTTACTGCAGCTGCTCTAAGGAGCGTGTAGAACGGGCGGTAGCAAGCATTGGAAAGAAAGAGATCCAGGAAATGATCGAAGAAGGAAAGGATATAGAAGTGAAATGTCATTTCTGTAATACTGCCTATCAGTATACGGTAGAGGATCTGAAACGGATCATAAAACAGAGCAGATAG
- a CDS encoding S1 RNA-binding domain-containing protein, protein MNEELLQEETKNTEAAAEDAVEAANPPADEPQTMADLEAHFDDANPWNVVSSYMEKGTVLPVKVEGIVNGGAIAMVEGIRGFIPASKLSLSYIEDLETYLLKDIEVQVIDVDQANNRLVLSAREILKEKEKKAREEKIANLKVGTVLTGKVESLQNYGAFVRFEDGLSGLVHVSQISQKRVKLPKDVLSVGDEVNVKVIGIKDGKISLSMKALEEVKEEPEEKVEIPKSESIGTSLGDLFKNIKL, encoded by the coding sequence ATGAACGAAGAATTATTGCAGGAAGAAACGAAAAACACAGAAGCCGCTGCGGAAGATGCCGTCGAAGCAGCCAATCCTCCAGCAGACGAGCCTCAGACCATGGCAGATCTGGAAGCGCATTTTGACGACGCCAATCCATGGAATGTAGTATCCTCTTACATGGAAAAAGGAACGGTTCTTCCCGTTAAGGTAGAGGGAATCGTAAATGGCGGAGCCATCGCTATGGTGGAAGGAATCCGTGGATTTATCCCGGCCTCCAAACTTTCTTTATCTTATATTGAAGATTTGGAAACCTATCTGTTGAAAGATATCGAAGTGCAGGTCATTGACGTGGATCAGGCAAATAACCGTCTGGTTCTATCCGCCCGGGAAATCTTAAAAGAGAAAGAGAAAAAAGCCAGAGAAGAAAAAATCGCTAATCTGAAGGTGGGGACCGTCCTGACAGGCAAGGTTGAGAGTCTTCAGAACTACGGAGCATTCGTACGCTTCGAAGACGGCCTTTCCGGTCTGGTCCATGTATCTCAGATCAGCCAGAAACGGGTCAAACTTCCTAAAGACGTACTGAGCGTAGGAGATGAAGTGAATGTCAAAGTCATTGGAATCAAAGACGGCAAGATCAGTCTGAGCATGAAGGCTTTGGAAGAGGTAAAAGAAGAGCCTGAAGAAAAGGTAGAAATTCCCAAGTCTGAGAGCATCGGGACCAGCCTTGGCGATCTGTTCAAAAACATCAAATTGTAA
- a CDS encoding XRE family transcriptional regulator yields MISYQPFYETLFRRGITEYALIFKHGIPANTIHRMKHGKPITTTTLDTLCSILECRVEDILEYIPPEDI; encoded by the coding sequence ATGATTTCATACCAACCGTTTTATGAGACTCTTTTCCGGCGTGGGATTACAGAATATGCTTTGATTTTTAAACATGGGATTCCGGCGAATACGATTCATCGGATGAAACACGGGAAGCCGATTACTACAACTACACTTGATACGCTGTGCAGTATTTTGGAGTGCCGGGTAGAAGATATTTTAGAATACATTCCGCCGGAAGATATTTAA
- a CDS encoding ABC transporter ATP-binding protein, with amino-acid sequence MLNIEHLQKHYPNFSLDCSLNVRPGCVTGLIGQNGAGKSTAFKAVLGLISRDGGDISILGKDFHDFTPKDKEKLGVVLSDSGFSGYLTIQDILPVLKSFYPTFDQAFFLERASRFQLPLHKRIKDFSTGMRAKLKVLSAVSHDSRLLILDEPTAGLDVIARDELLDILREYMETDEERSILISSHISSDLETLCDDLYMIHEGRIILHEDTDVLLSDYAVLKMDDRQYQTLDKQFLLRVRKEAYGYSCLTSQKRYYLENFPKIAVERGGIDQVITMMVRGNEL; translated from the coding sequence ATGTTGAACATTGAGCATCTGCAAAAACACTATCCAAACTTCTCTCTGGACTGCTCCCTAAACGTCCGTCCCGGATGTGTGACTGGCCTGATCGGCCAGAACGGCGCCGGAAAAAGCACTGCCTTTAAAGCGGTCTTGGGACTGATCTCAAGAGACGGCGGTGATATCTCCATCCTGGGAAAGGATTTCCATGATTTCACCCCGAAAGATAAAGAAAAACTGGGCGTAGTCCTGTCAGATTCTGGTTTTAGCGGATATCTGACCATCCAGGATATCCTGCCCGTCCTTAAGAGCTTCTACCCCACCTTTGACCAGGCTTTTTTTCTGGAGCGGGCAAGTCGCTTCCAGCTTCCTCTCCATAAGCGGATCAAAGATTTCTCCACCGGCATGAGGGCGAAGCTGAAAGTATTATCCGCGGTCAGCCATGATTCCAGGCTTCTGATCCTGGATGAGCCTACCGCCGGCCTGGACGTGATCGCCAGGGATGAACTTTTAGACATCCTGCGGGAATATATGGAAACCGATGAAGAGCGGTCCATCCTCATCAGCTCTCACATATCCAGCGATCTGGAGACGCTATGCGATGACCTTTATATGATCCATGAAGGAAGGATCATCCTGCACGAGGACACGGACGTACTGCTCAGCGATTACGCTGTTTTGAAAATGGACGACAGACAATATCAGACTCTGGATAAACAGTTCCTTCTGCGGGTCAGGAAAGAAGCTTACGGCTATAGCTGTCTCACCAGCCAGAAACGGTATTATCTGGAGAATTTTCCGAAGATCGCCGTTGAAAGAGGCGGCATCGACCAAGTGATCACCATGATGGTAAGGGGGAACGAGTTATGA
- a CDS encoding ABC-2 transporter permease has product MKGLLIKDFKLLKMQKNFFVVMIVISVGLALFSEDLSFPIGFSTFVFSLFSLSSISYDEFDNGSPFLFSLPITRADYAAEKYAFGLILAFGAWLCSTLLVLIAAAARGSVPLTDLLLTALLILPFLFLLLSIMLPIQLKFGGEKGRIALIGAIGAIFLAAFLVIQIAQACGIDLLLLLNRLPAPSVGAVAAVSILITFLLLLLSLRISIGIVNRKEF; this is encoded by the coding sequence ATGAAAGGCTTATTGATCAAAGATTTTAAACTCTTGAAAATGCAGAAAAACTTTTTTGTGGTCATGATCGTCATCAGCGTGGGGCTCGCGCTGTTTTCCGAGGATCTGTCCTTCCCGATCGGATTTTCCACATTTGTATTTTCCTTGTTCTCCTTAAGCTCCATCAGCTATGACGAGTTCGACAACGGAAGTCCGTTCCTGTTCTCTCTTCCGATCACAAGGGCGGATTATGCGGCAGAAAAATACGCGTTTGGACTGATCCTGGCTTTTGGCGCCTGGCTGTGCTCCACCCTTCTGGTCCTGATCGCCGCAGCCGCCAGAGGGAGCGTGCCCCTTACGGATCTTCTCCTGACCGCCCTATTGATCCTGCCCTTTTTGTTCCTGCTCTTATCCATCATGCTGCCCATCCAGTTGAAGTTTGGCGGCGAAAAAGGACGGATCGCGCTGATCGGCGCCATTGGCGCCATCTTCCTGGCAGCCTTCCTGGTCATTCAGATCGCCCAGGCCTGCGGCATCGACCTGCTCCTGCTGCTCAACCGGCTGCCTGCGCCAAGTGTGGGCGCTGTGGCCGCCGTTTCCATCTTAATCACATTTCTTCTCCTTTTGCTGTCCTTAAGGATCAGCATCGGTATCGTGAACCGGAAAGAATTTTAG
- a CDS encoding CtkA family protein, translated as MKKIDFTDCGKIFGRAYNGANGKKIAVEYNGRVYMLKFPPSAEGKQTELSYTSSCISEHIASSVFGLLEIPAQKTMLGTFRVAGKEKVVGACLDFTDGGKVLYDFCSIKNTVIDSEHGGTGTELSDLIETFEKQEFVNPKELEIYFWDMFVVDALLGNFDRHNGNWGFLVDHSLQTAEIAPVFDCGSCLLPQADDKVMDKVLKNEDELNARIFQFPASAIREHGRKICYYDFLMAGEYPECNKALLRIVPRINIKEIQDFIDTVPYLSELQNRFYKTYIRARLERLLLPAYKKVEGTAF; from the coding sequence ATGAAGAAGATTGATTTTACAGACTGCGGGAAAATCTTTGGAAGGGCTTATAATGGAGCCAATGGGAAGAAGATTGCGGTAGAATACAATGGAAGGGTTTATATGTTAAAATTTCCACCTTCCGCAGAGGGAAAGCAGACTGAACTTTCGTACACGAGTAGCTGTATCAGCGAACATATTGCAAGCAGCGTTTTTGGGCTGTTAGAAATTCCGGCGCAGAAGACGATGCTTGGAACCTTTCGGGTGGCGGGAAAGGAGAAAGTCGTCGGTGCCTGCCTGGATTTTACGGATGGAGGAAAAGTGTTGTATGATTTTTGTTCCATCAAAAATACAGTGATTGATTCTGAGCATGGAGGTACGGGAACAGAACTTTCAGATTTGATAGAAACCTTTGAAAAACAGGAGTTTGTAAATCCGAAAGAACTGGAAATATATTTTTGGGATATGTTCGTAGTCGATGCCCTGCTTGGAAATTTTGACCGGCATAATGGAAACTGGGGATTCCTTGTGGATCATAGTTTGCAAACGGCGGAAATCGCGCCTGTTTTCGACTGTGGAAGTTGTCTGCTCCCGCAGGCAGATGACAAGGTTATGGACAAGGTTCTGAAAAATGAGGACGAACTTAACGCGCGGATTTTTCAGTTTCCGGCATCAGCAATCCGGGAACATGGAAGAAAAATTTGTTATTATGACTTCTTAATGGCCGGAGAATACCCAGAATGTAACAAAGCGCTTCTGCGGATCGTACCAAGGATCAATATAAAAGAAATCCAAGATTTTATAGATACCGTGCCATATCTTTCCGAGTTGCAGAATCGATTTTATAAAACATATATAAGGGCACGGCTGGAGAGATTACTCCTGCCTGCTTATAAAAAAGTTGAAGGGACAGCGTTTTAA
- a CDS encoding GntR family transcriptional regulator, with the protein MKIIINTSLMVPIYEQIVDQIKTLIRGGELKENDSLPSVRALSRELKISALTVKKAYDTLEAEGFTVTVHGKGSYVAAANPQLLLEEQKKDLEADLELAIQKGRRYGISDEDIRKLFELIMEG; encoded by the coding sequence ATGAAGATCATCATAAACACTTCCCTGATGGTTCCCATCTATGAGCAGATCGTGGATCAGATCAAAACGCTCATCCGCGGCGGGGAGCTGAAGGAAAATGACAGTCTGCCGTCCGTCCGGGCTTTATCCAGGGAATTGAAGATCAGCGCCTTAACTGTCAAAAAGGCGTATGACACGCTGGAAGCCGAAGGCTTCACAGTGACCGTCCATGGAAAAGGCAGCTATGTGGCGGCGGCAAATCCCCAGCTTCTTCTGGAAGAACAGAAGAAAGACCTGGAAGCCGATCTGGAACTGGCCATCCAGAAAGGCAGACGTTACGGAATCTCCGATGAGGACATCCGAAAATTATTTGAATTGATCATGGAGGGCTGA
- a CDS encoding NAD(+) synthase produces MKDGFIKVAAATPQIQVANVAYNTEQIRSMIEEAAEEGAKIIVFPELCITGYTCGDLFTQEILLRQAKNALGRLAEATREKEALIFVGLPFEKDGELYNVAAALHRGKVLGMTTKSFLPNYGEFYEMRQFRQGPSQAEAVLFEGEKIPFGPGLLYQAEDLPSLIVSAEICEDVWSPVPPSIQAAREGALIIVNCSASDETIGKAAYRRSLIAGQSARLICGYVYANAGEGESTTDLVFGGHNIIAENGAVLKEAERFQGGVIYTEIDIQRLESERRKNTTFQNSKGHTLPRIPFAAGYGETKLTRFFDSRPFVPSEETERSQRCEEILTIQAMGLKKRLAHTHAKSAVVGISGGLDSTLALLVTAKAFDALGLDRNQITAVTMPCFGTTDRTYQNACQMARKLGAALREVPIAKSVEQHFKDIGHDPEDHSVTYENAQARERTQVLMDIANENGGMVIGTGDMSELALGWATYNGDHMSMYGVNASVPKTLVRHLVHYYADTCGDDTLKEVLYDVLDTPVSPELLPPKDGEIAQRTEDLVGPYELHDFFLYYLLRFGYPPRKIYRIARRAFAGEYADETILKWLKTFIRRFFTQQFKRSCLPDGPKVGTVALSPRGDWRMPSDACADLWLADLEEG; encoded by the coding sequence ATGAAAGATGGATTTATCAAAGTGGCGGCCGCGACTCCGCAGATCCAGGTGGCGAATGTGGCCTACAATACGGAGCAGATCCGGAGCATGATCGAGGAAGCGGCAGAGGAAGGAGCAAAGATCATTGTATTTCCAGAACTTTGTATTACCGGTTATACCTGCGGTGACTTGTTTACCCAGGAGATTTTGCTAAGACAGGCAAAGAACGCTCTTGGCAGGCTGGCGGAAGCGACGAGAGAGAAAGAAGCTTTGATTTTTGTAGGACTTCCTTTTGAGAAAGACGGAGAACTTTATAATGTGGCGGCGGCTTTGCATCGAGGAAAAGTTCTTGGAATGACTACCAAAAGCTTTCTTCCTAATTATGGCGAATTCTATGAGATGCGTCAGTTCCGTCAGGGACCTTCCCAAGCGGAGGCGGTATTATTTGAGGGGGAGAAGATTCCGTTTGGGCCAGGACTTCTCTACCAGGCGGAAGATCTGCCGTCTCTGATCGTGTCGGCGGAGATCTGCGAGGATGTATGGTCTCCGGTGCCGCCCAGCATCCAGGCCGCAAGAGAAGGGGCTTTGATCATTGTCAACTGTTCTGCCAGTGATGAGACCATTGGGAAAGCGGCTTACCGCAGAAGCCTTATCGCGGGCCAGTCTGCCCGGCTGATCTGCGGCTATGTGTACGCCAATGCGGGAGAGGGAGAGTCTACAACAGACCTGGTGTTTGGAGGACATAATATCATTGCGGAAAACGGAGCCGTTCTGAAGGAAGCAGAGCGTTTCCAGGGAGGCGTAATTTATACAGAAATTGATATCCAGAGACTGGAAAGTGAGCGGCGGAAGAATACCACATTCCAGAATTCAAAAGGACATACGCTGCCTAGAATTCCATTTGCCGCGGGATATGGGGAGACAAAATTGACCCGGTTCTTTGATTCACGCCCGTTTGTCCCCTCGGAAGAGACGGAGCGCAGTCAGCGTTGTGAGGAAATCTTGACGATCCAGGCGATGGGGCTGAAAAAAAGGCTGGCTCATACCCATGCGAAAAGCGCGGTCGTGGGGATTTCTGGCGGGCTGGACTCAACCCTTGCTCTTCTGGTGACGGCAAAGGCTTTCGATGCGCTGGGATTGGACAGGAATCAGATTACGGCAGTTACAATGCCCTGTTTTGGGACTACAGACCGGACTTATCAGAATGCCTGCCAGATGGCCAGAAAACTGGGAGCGGCATTGAGAGAAGTGCCGATCGCCAAATCGGTGGAACAGCATTTTAAAGATATTGGCCACGACCCGGAAGATCACAGTGTGACCTATGAGAATGCCCAGGCCAGGGAGAGGACTCAAGTGCTGATGGATATTGCCAATGAAAACGGGGGAATGGTCATTGGCACTGGAGATATGTCGGAACTGGCGTTGGGATGGGCTACTTATAATGGGGACCACATGTCTATGTATGGGGTGAACGCTTCTGTGCCAAAGACGCTGGTGCGCCATCTGGTCCATTATTACGCGGACACCTGCGGTGACGATACATTAAAAGAGGTGCTGTATGATGTGCTGGACACACCGGTAAGCCCGGAACTCCTTCCTCCAAAGGATGGGGAGATCGCTCAGAGGACAGAAGATCTGGTAGGACCATATGAGCTGCATGACTTTTTCCTGTATTATCTGCTTCGCTTTGGATACCCTCCCAGAAAGATCTACCGGATCGCCAGACGGGCATTTGCCGGCGAGTATGCTGATGAAACTATCCTAAAGTGGCTCAAAACATTCATCCGGCGCTTTTTTACCCAGCAGTTTAAGCGTTCCTGTCTGCCAGACGGCCCGAAGGTGGGAACGGTGGCCCTGTCGCCGAGAGGAGATTGGCGGATGCCAAGCGATGCCTGCGCGGATCTGTGGCTGGCAGATTTGGAAGAAGGATAA
- a CDS encoding AAA family ATPase: MPVFDFKNTPETSKEPECTYEIYYSSEPEASPEHPMLVLDNSEGKLKHHSAGVFTNPMRKTAFEFKEGEGSMISVDILRIDARFVSLLKWLGENHINVRLSGADTEGGYAVYKIREISFGWGGKLSAEDGFLQFMIERLLSSDAPSQEIPDEDAEETGDSMKLTSIQSITDFMNCAGKTLPDNIRLWARRNLAVARSNEVSAEERRHAQRALSIMMNIQWKNNYFPSIDPVEARRILDEELYGMEQVKQRIIETIIQINRTHTLPAYGILLIGPAGTGKSQIAYAVARILKLPWTTLDMSSINDPEQLTGSSRIYANAKPGIIMEAFSMAGESNLVFIINELDKAAAGKGNGNPADVLLTLLDNLGFTDNYIECMIPTSGVYPIATANDKDQISAPLMSRFAVIEIPDYTPEEKKVIFAEYALPKVRRRIGIQEQECTLTPDGLNAVIELHKDTSGIRDLEQAAEHLAANALYQIEVDHVKSVAFDAEMVRALLG, translated from the coding sequence ATGCCAGTATTTGATTTTAAAAACACGCCGGAAACATCGAAGGAGCCAGAGTGTACCTATGAAATCTATTATTCCAGCGAGCCGGAGGCATCCCCGGAGCATCCCATGCTGGTGCTGGATAACAGCGAGGGGAAATTAAAGCATCATTCCGCGGGGGTCTTTACCAATCCTATGCGGAAGACGGCCTTTGAATTTAAAGAAGGAGAGGGCAGTATGATCAGTGTGGATATCCTTCGGATCGATGCCCGCTTTGTAAGTCTTTTGAAATGGCTGGGAGAGAATCATATCAATGTGCGGCTCTCCGGGGCAGATACAGAAGGCGGTTACGCGGTCTATAAGATCCGGGAGATCTCTTTTGGCTGGGGAGGCAAGCTTTCAGCGGAAGACGGTTTCCTTCAGTTTATGATCGAGCGGCTTTTGTCCAGTGACGCCCCATCCCAGGAGATCCCAGACGAGGATGCGGAGGAGACTGGGGACAGTATGAAGCTGACCAGCATCCAGAGCATCACGGACTTTATGAACTGCGCGGGAAAGACCCTGCCGGATAATATCCGCCTCTGGGCCAGAAGGAATCTGGCAGTGGCCCGTTCCAATGAAGTATCCGCGGAAGAGCGGCGCCACGCCCAGCGCGCCCTCTCGATCATGATGAACATCCAGTGGAAGAATAATTATTTCCCATCCATAGATCCGGTGGAGGCGCGGCGGATCCTGGATGAAGAACTCTATGGGATGGAGCAGGTGAAACAGCGGATCATCGAGACGATCATCCAGATCAACCGGACCCATACGCTGCCAGCCTATGGAATCCTGCTGATCGGGCCGGCTGGAACCGGAAAGTCTCAGATTGCTTACGCGGTTGCGAGAATTTTGAAACTGCCCTGGACTACTTTGGATATGAGTTCCATCAATGACCCGGAGCAGCTGACCGGAAGTTCCCGGATCTATGCCAACGCCAAGCCTGGGATCATTATGGAAGCTTTCTCCATGGCGGGAGAATCCAACCTGGTCTTCATCATCAATGAATTAGATAAGGCGGCGGCGGGAAAGGGAAACGGCAATCCCGCGGATGTTCTGCTGACCCTTTTGGACAACCTTGGATTTACCGACAACTATATCGAGTGTATGATCCCTACATCAGGCGTTTACCCTATTGCCACGGCGAATGATAAGGATCAGATCAGCGCGCCGCTCATGTCCCGGTTTGCGGTGATCGAAATCCCGGATTATACCCCGGAGGAAAAGAAAGTGATCTTCGCTGAGTACGCCCTGCCGAAAGTCCGCAGAAGGATCGGCATACAGGAACAGGAGTGTACGCTGACGCCAGACGGGCTTAACGCGGTCATTGAACTGCATAAAGATACCAGCGGCATCCGGGACCTGGAGCAGGCGGCTGAACATCTTGCGGCCAATGCTTTATACCAGATTGAAGTAGACCATGTAAAATCAGTGGCCTTTGACGCGGAAATGGTCCGGGCGCTGCTGGGATAA
- the thpR gene encoding RNA 2',3'-cyclic phosphodiesterase, which yields MRLFIAIRLSDEMRKALVTCMHDLKKQGVEGNYVPAQNLHLTLAFIGEYKDPGEVKQVLETVPLPSFRLALSEKGNFGNILWAGVKGNQKLKTYVRELRKALKAAGIPFSEDSFVPHITLIRKVSAKKPYQVHLPKAEMTVKRASLMKSEIKSGKVSYLEL from the coding sequence ATGAGGCTGTTTATTGCGATCCGGCTTTCTGATGAGATGAGGAAAGCGCTGGTCACTTGTATGCATGATCTGAAAAAACAGGGGGTGGAGGGCAACTATGTCCCGGCCCAGAACCTGCATTTGACGCTGGCCTTTATTGGAGAATACAAAGATCCGGGAGAAGTAAAACAAGTGCTGGAAACAGTCCCTCTTCCGTCTTTCAGACTGGCGCTCTCGGAAAAGGGGAATTTCGGAAATATCCTATGGGCAGGAGTAAAAGGAAACCAGAAACTGAAAACTTACGTAAGAGAATTAAGAAAGGCTTTGAAAGCTGCCGGAATCCCTTTCAGTGAGGATTCCTTTGTCCCTCATATCACTCTGATCCGTAAGGTTTCCGCTAAAAAGCCATACCAGGTCCATCTGCCAAAAGCGGAGATGACGGTGAAACGGGCGTCTCTTATGAAATCGGAGATAAAAAGCGGCAAAGTATCATACCTGGAATTGTAG